In Chelmon rostratus isolate fCheRos1 chromosome 9, fCheRos1.pri, whole genome shotgun sequence, the following proteins share a genomic window:
- the si:ch73-335m24.2 gene encoding protein eva-1 homolog C has protein sequence MHNDSTMEFFCLVLSLLFALRIRAAHSAPDFSLYLHTILKNHTAHACEGDTLIIECPSRTSVTVLSAFYGRRVPNQHLCPSANSNITVEEDTECTSPVAIEKVLSECQDRQSCHIPVFSPVFGQDPCPLTSKYLLVAYKCRPEHHRTRLVCENERLRLMCKNETVLAIYSATFGHLLHGSPHCPQEPGSHPDMECLSPSALRKVSRRCHGRANCSVLADTQTFGDPCFPGTRKHLRVSFTCVPRYLLEDVGRGSTDPFMISDYTHGGWYTGPTYRPQNVFLTNSLEIIEKILGLPERVALYFVSGICAGLVFLLCLFGLRSTLVRDVKDLVTELNDELKASRRQRKELMEDLFDEDISDTSSFRRLTQSYRTTDIFSPSTLTVEMVDREVEQTRDLPNGDIWPHRDSSPYAIHKIKAYNN, from the exons TCTCTC TGTATCTCCACACCATCCTGAAGAACCACACGGCTCATGCCTGCGAAGGGGACACGCTCATCATCGAGTGTCCCTCCCGGACGTCTGTGACCGTCCTCTCAGCTTTCTATGGACGACGTGTTCCTAATCAGCATTTGTGCCCCTCTGCAAACTCAAACATAACtgtggaggaggacacagaATGCACTTCCCCGGTTGCTATCGAG AaagtgctgtcagagtgtcaGGATCGCCAGTCCTGCCACATCCCTGTCTTCAGTCCAGTGTTTGGTCAGGACCCCTGTCCTCTCACCAGCAAGTACCTTCTAGTCGCCTACAAGTGCAGACCAG AGCACCACCGCACAAGGCTGGTGTGTGAAAACGAGCGTCTGAGGCTGATGTGTAAAAATGAGACCGTCCTCGCGATCTACTCCGCCACGTTTGGACACCTGCTGCACGGCAGTCCACACTGTCCTCAGGAGCCTGGATCACATCCTGACATGG AGTGCTTGTCACCCTCGGCTCTGAGGAAGGTGTCACGCAGGTGTCATGGCAGAGCGAACTGCTCAGTCCTGGCTGATACTCAGACCTTTGGGGACCCCTGCTTTCCCGGCACCAGGAAGCACCTGCGAGTGTCCTTCACTTGTG tgccCCGGTATCTGCTGGAAGATGTGGGCCGAGGGTCGACAGACCCTTTCATGATCTCGGACTACACCCACG GTGGATGGTACACTGGCCCCACCTACAGGCCTCAAAACGTGTTCTTAACCAACTCCCTGGAGATCATTGAAAAAATATTGG GTCTCCCAGAGCGAGTGGCTCTGTATTTTGTCTCTGGCATCTGTGCTGGTCTGgttttcctgctctgcctgTTTGGTCTGCGCTCCACACTTGTGAGGGATGTCAAAGATCTGGTCACTGAGCTGAACGACGAGCTGAAAGCATCCCGCAGGCAGCGCAAGGAGCTCATGGAGGACCTCTTTGACGAGGACATCTCAGACACGTCGTCCTTCCGTCGCCTCACACAATCCTACCGCACAACAGACATCTTCAGTCCTTCTACTCTGACGGTAGAGATGGTGGATCGGGAGGTGGAACAGACGAGAGATCTGCCCAACGGAGACATTTGGCCACATCGAGACTCCAGCCCTTATGCCATTCATAAGATTAAAGCCTACAACAACTAA